Below is a window of Candidatus Paceibacter sp. DNA.
ACGACCAGCAACATCAGGCGAGCATCATGGATATTGAAGCGGCGGCGGAATTTCTGGTAAACGCCGGAATGCCGCTTAAAAAAATCGCCTTAGGAGGCGCTTCCATCGGCGCCAACCTCTCCCTGCAATTTCAATCCGAGCAAAACGAAATAAAAGCGTCGTTCCTCCTTTCTCCCGGGCTGGATTACCGGGGCGTGGCTACGGAAAGACTGGCCAAAAAATTAAACGAAGACCAGGCGGTGTTTCTGGCGGCGGGCGGGGAAAACGACGAGTATTCCACCGAGACGGCGGCCAAGCTCTTCAGTCTGGTAAAAACGGAAAACAAAAAACTGAAAATTCTTAAAAACGCCGGTCATGGCACGGACATGTTCAAAGAGGACTTGTCTTTGGCGGAAGAGATAGGCGACTGGCTCAAAGGAATATACTTTGCCGCCTGATTTTTGAATTCCAATTAAAATAGTATAATAGCCTCATGGGTAAAATAATTGTCGGGGTTCTCCGTGGCGGGCCTTCGTCCGAGCACGACGTGTCTTTAAAAACGGGCGCGAGCGTGCTGGCGGCGCTGCCGGAAAAATACCTGGCCAGAGACGTTTTCATAAGCAAAGACAACCACTGGCACTTGGACCGGAAGCCGACCACCGCCGACCGGGTTTTTAATTCCGTGGACGTGATTTTCAACGCTCTGCACGGGCAATACGGCGAGGATGGGAAAGTTCAGATGCTGATGGACGCGCATGGAGTGCCTTATACCGGTTCCGGCGCGGTCGCTTCCGCTTTGGGCATGAGCAAAACATTGGCGCG
It encodes the following:
- a CDS encoding alpha/beta fold hydrolase; amino-acid sequence: MRKKMEANKIKLKTRDGFEIAADFYSLVNTDAPAVILTHMMPATKDSWKDFARKLNMSGFHCLAIDLRGHGESQEGPSGFKNYNDQQHQASIMDIEAAAEFLVNAGMPLKKIALGGASIGANLSLQFQSEQNEIKASFLLSPGLDYRGVATERLAKKLNEDQAVFLAAGGENDEYSTETAAKLFSLVKTENKKLKILKNAGHGTDMFKEDLSLAEEIGDWLKGIYFAA